In one Brienomyrus brachyistius isolate T26 chromosome 5, BBRACH_0.4, whole genome shotgun sequence genomic region, the following are encoded:
- the LOC125742359 gene encoding urotensin-2 receptor-like codes for MCLVGVVGNVYTLVVMKISVRVSCSVHVYIVNLAVADLLYLSTIPFVVCTYFVKDWYFGEIGCRVLFSLDFLTMHASIFILTIMSSERYLAVVKPLDTFGRSRHYRRTVTCAVWMLSFFLALPNMIMIDLKRTVQNGMIKRMCHPNWQIKAYKIYLTVLFNTSILAPGIIIGYLYVRLARTYWMSQTAKFTEKDKKRCPKQKVIYMIFSIVVTYCACFLPFWLWQLLSIFYFGHGKLSHKTMVNVNFIVTCLAYSNSCINPFLYTLLTKNYGEYLKGRHKDCAVSRRKKRPSQRSVSSGSHQFAEMKTIVQFKGVNDVSFM; via the coding sequence ATGTGTTTAGTTGGAGTGGTCGGAAATGTCTACACGCTGGTTGTAATGAAGATCTCGGTAAGAGTTTCGTGTTCAGTTCATGTTTATATTGTCAATTTAGCCGTGGCTGATCTGTTATACTTGTCTACTATCCCGTTTGTCGTCTGCACGTACTTTGTGAAGGACTGGTACTTTGGAGAAATTGGCTGCAGGGTCCTTTTCAGTCTGGATTTCCTTACGATGCATGCAAGTATTTTCATTCTGACCATAATGAGCTCGGAGCGGTATCTGGCCGTGGTGAAACCTCTGGACACTTTTGGGAGATCGAGGCACTACAGGAGAACAGTTACATGCGCCGTCTGGATGCTGTCCTTCTTTCTTGCGCTCCCTAATATGATCATGATTGATCTAAAAAGGACGGTTCAAAACGGGATGATCAAGCGTATGTGTCACCCAAACTGGCAGATAAAAGCATATAAGATCTACCTGACTGTGCTGTTCAACACCAGCATTCTCGCTCCCGGTATAATAATTGGATATTTGTATGTCAGATTAGCAAGGACTTACTGGATGTCACAAACTGCGAAGTTCACAGAAAAGGATAAGAAGCGCTGCCCCAAGCAGAAAGTTATTTACATGATCTTTAGTATCGTGGTTACTTATTGCGCTTGCTTCCTCCCTTTCTGGCTATGGCAGCTGCTCAGCATATTTTACTTCGGACATGGGAAACTGTCACATAAAACGATGGTAAATGTAAATTTCATCGTGACGTGTCTTGCTTACAGCAACAGTTGCATCAACCCTTTTCTATACACGCTGCTGACGAAAAACTACGGCGAGTACCTGAAAGGACGGCACAAGGACTGCGCGGTGTCGAGAAGGAAAAAGCGGCCGTCGCAAAGGTCTGTGTCATCTGGAAGCCACCAGTTCGCAGAAATGAAGACCATCGTTCAGTTTAAAGGAGTTAATGATGTGTCTTTTATGTAA